From the genome of Ectobacillus sp. JY-23, one region includes:
- the purR gene encoding pur operon repressor, whose amino-acid sequence MKIRRSTRLVDMTYYLLQNPRRLMSLTFFAERYQSAKSSISEDLVIIKQTFEQQGVGTLQTIPGAAGGVKYIPYMNEQEADALIGEFCKQLSDPTRLLPGGYLYMADLLSNPHYINGAGRLFASIFAQHDIDVVMTVATKGIPLAYAVANYLDVPVVIARKDSKVTEGPTVSINYVSGSSKRIQVMTLSKKSLQEGANVLIVDDFMKAGGTVQGMVSMLEEFKANVVGIGVLVEAVDIEERLIDDYVSLVRLSSVDIRDKVIELERGNYALPALQQEELVTEE is encoded by the coding sequence CATACTACCTGCTACAAAACCCTAGACGTTTGATGTCTCTCACTTTTTTTGCTGAACGATATCAATCTGCAAAATCTTCTATAAGTGAAGATTTAGTAATTATTAAACAAACGTTCGAGCAACAAGGTGTTGGTACATTGCAAACCATTCCTGGGGCAGCTGGTGGTGTCAAATATATCCCATATATGAATGAACAAGAAGCAGATGCTTTAATTGGGGAGTTTTGTAAGCAACTATCTGATCCTACGCGTCTTCTTCCTGGAGGCTATTTATATATGGCAGATTTGCTGAGTAATCCTCACTATATCAATGGAGCTGGTCGATTGTTTGCTTCAATCTTTGCACAGCATGACATTGACGTAGTAATGACAGTGGCAACAAAAGGGATTCCTCTTGCTTATGCAGTTGCCAATTATTTAGATGTGCCCGTAGTGATTGCGCGCAAAGATAGTAAAGTAACAGAAGGCCCTACAGTAAGTATCAATTATGTATCCGGTTCATCTAAACGGATTCAAGTTATGACTCTATCTAAGAAAAGCCTGCAAGAAGGTGCTAATGTACTAATTGTTGATGATTTTATGAAAGCGGGCGGCACTGTACAAGGTATGGTAAGTATGCTTGAGGAATTTAAAGCAAATGTTGTAGGTATTGGAGTATTAGTTGAAGCTGTTGATATCGAGGAACGGCTCATTGATGATTATGTATCTCTTGTACGATTATCTTCCGTCGATATCCGTGATAAAGTGATTGAACTCGAAAGAGGAAACTATGCGCTTCCGGCGTTACAACAGGAAGAATTAGTGACAGAAGAATAA
- a CDS encoding RidA family protein, with product MKIIQTNEAPQAIGPYSQGIVVNNVFYSSGQIPLQADGTLVSGDITVQTHQVFKNLQAVLNASGSSFEQVVKTTVFLKDMNDFAAFNDVYSKYFHVHKPARSCVEVARLPKDVAVEIEVIALTK from the coding sequence ATGAAAATTATTCAAACAAATGAAGCACCTCAAGCAATTGGTCCATATTCGCAAGGTATTGTTGTCAATAATGTATTTTACAGCTCCGGGCAAATTCCTCTTCAAGCAGATGGAACCTTAGTTTCTGGAGATATTACAGTACAAACACATCAAGTATTTAAAAATTTACAGGCCGTATTGAATGCCTCAGGTTCATCTTTTGAACAGGTTGTGAAAACAACAGTTTTTTTGAAGGATATGAATGACTTTGCTGCGTTTAATGATGTATACAGCAAATATTTTCATGTACATAAACCAGCGCGCTCCTGTGTAGAAGTCGCGCGTCTCCCTAAGGATGTAGCGGTTGAAATTGAAGTAATTGCACTAACAAAATAA
- the spoVG gene encoding septation regulator SpoVG produces MEVTDVRLRRVSTEGRMRAIASITLDHEFVVHDIRVIDGNNGLFVAMPSKRTPDGEFRDIAHPINSGTRSKIQDAVLAEYHRLGELEEVEFEEAGAS; encoded by the coding sequence ATGGAAGTTACTGACGTAAGATTACGCCGCGTAAGCACAGAAGGCCGCATGAGAGCGATTGCATCCATTACTTTGGATCATGAATTCGTTGTTCATGACATTCGCGTGATTGACGGCAACAATGGCTTATTTGTAGCGATGCCAAGCAAACGTACACCGGATGGAGAATTCCGTGACATTGCGCATCCAATCAATTCGGGTACTCGTTCTAAGATTCAAGATGCGGTGCTAGCTGAGTATCATCGCCTCGGTGAATTGGAGGAAGTAGAATTCGAAGAGGCTGGTGCTTCGTAA
- the glmU gene encoding bifunctional UDP-N-acetylglucosamine diphosphorylase/glucosamine-1-phosphate N-acetyltransferase GlmU, producing the protein MSNRFAVVLAAGQGTRMKSKLYKVLHPVCGKPMVQHVVDHISELGMQKVVTIVGHGAEMVKQQLGASSEYALQAEQLGTAHAVMQAQPLLEGEKGVTLVICGDTPLITTETIAALLAHHEKMDAKATVLTAYIDEPFGYGRIVRNDEGHVERIVEQKDASEEELRICEINTGTYCFDNELLFQALSNVSNENAQGEFYLPDVVEILKSQGHIVTAYQTSNFEETLGVNDRIALSQAEHIMRKRINRKHMINGVTIIDPANTYISAEAVIGNDTVLHPGTVIEGKTMIASDCQIGPHTTIKDSQIGMRTEIRQSHVSDSEIGNDVNIGPFAHIRPDSVIGDEVRVGNFVEIKKAIFGKGSKASHLSYIGDAEIGSDVNLGCGSITVNYDGKNKFKTVVEDGAFIGCNSNLIAPVTVGKGAYVAAGSTITDDVPASALSIARARQVNKEQYVDKLNSKKNS; encoded by the coding sequence ATGTCGAATCGATTTGCGGTCGTTTTAGCTGCGGGACAAGGCACTCGTATGAAGTCCAAGCTATATAAAGTATTGCATCCTGTTTGTGGAAAGCCAATGGTACAGCATGTAGTGGATCATATCTCTGAACTTGGTATGCAAAAAGTTGTTACAATTGTAGGTCATGGTGCAGAAATGGTCAAACAGCAGCTTGGCGCAAGCAGCGAATATGCACTGCAAGCCGAGCAACTTGGAACAGCACACGCTGTTATGCAGGCTCAACCTTTGCTAGAAGGAGAAAAAGGTGTAACTTTAGTCATTTGCGGTGACACGCCTTTAATTACAACAGAAACAATTGCCGCATTACTTGCACATCATGAAAAGATGGATGCTAAGGCAACTGTCCTAACAGCTTACATAGATGAGCCGTTCGGATATGGACGTATTGTACGAAACGATGAAGGTCATGTAGAACGAATTGTTGAGCAAAAAGATGCAAGTGAAGAAGAATTGCGTATTTGTGAAATCAATACAGGTACGTATTGCTTTGATAATGAACTTTTATTCCAGGCACTTTCTAATGTTTCAAACGAAAATGCACAAGGGGAGTTTTACCTTCCTGATGTAGTTGAAATTTTAAAATCACAAGGTCATATTGTCACAGCATATCAAACGTCAAACTTTGAGGAAACATTAGGAGTAAATGACCGCATTGCTTTGTCACAAGCAGAACATATTATGCGTAAGCGTATTAATCGCAAGCATATGATTAACGGTGTAACTATTATTGATCCTGCTAACACATACATTTCTGCTGAAGCAGTAATTGGGAATGATACCGTATTGCATCCTGGTACAGTCATTGAAGGTAAGACGATGATTGCTTCAGATTGTCAAATTGGGCCGCATACGACAATTAAAGACAGTCAAATTGGTATGCGTACGGAAATTCGTCAATCGCATGTGAGTGATAGTGAAATTGGAAACGATGTAAATATTGGTCCATTTGCACATATTAGACCTGATTCAGTTATCGGTGATGAAGTGCGCGTCGGTAACTTCGTTGAAATTAAAAAAGCTATTTTTGGAAAAGGTAGCAAAGCATCTCATTTGAGCTATATCGGTGATGCCGAAATTGGTTCCGATGTGAACTTGGGATGTGGTTCTATTACAGTTAATTATGATGGGAAAAATAAGTTTAAAACAGTAGTAGAAGATGGTGCATTTATTGGCTGTAATTCCAATTTAATTGCCCCTGTCACAGTAGGAAAAGGTGCTTATGTGGCAGCAGGTTCTACTATTACAGACGATGTGCCAGCAAGTGCCTTATCGATTGCGCGTGCGCGTCAAGTGAATAAAGAGCAATATGTGGATAAATTGAATAGCAAGAAAAATTCTTAA
- a CDS encoding ribose-phosphate diphosphokinase produces the protein MPTQYLNSKLKVFSLNSNQGLASEIAKHIGVELGKCSVTRFSDGEIQINIDESIRGGDVFVIQSTSNPVNDNIMELLIMIDALKRASAKTINIVIPYYGYARQDRKARSREPITAKLVANLLETAGATRVITLDLHAPQIQGFFDIPIDHMMGVPILSEYFEKKELQDIVIVSPDHGGVTRARKMADRLKAPIAIIDKRRPRPNVSEVMNIVGNIEGKTAILIDDIIDTAGTITLAANALVENGAREVYACCTHPVLSGPAIERIQNSKIKELVVTNSIALPEEKKIDKIKELSVANLIGEAIIRIYEEQSVSTLFD, from the coding sequence GTGCCAACTCAATATCTTAACTCTAAATTAAAAGTATTTTCTCTGAATTCCAATCAAGGATTAGCATCTGAAATTGCAAAACATATCGGTGTCGAGCTTGGAAAATGCTCTGTTACACGTTTTAGCGATGGTGAGATTCAAATTAATATTGATGAAAGTATCCGCGGAGGAGATGTTTTCGTTATTCAATCAACAAGCAATCCTGTAAACGATAATATTATGGAATTGCTAATTATGATTGATGCATTAAAGCGTGCATCCGCAAAAACGATTAATATTGTTATTCCTTATTATGGTTACGCACGTCAAGATCGTAAAGCGCGCTCTCGTGAGCCTATTACAGCTAAACTTGTAGCGAACTTACTTGAAACAGCGGGGGCAACTCGTGTTATTACATTGGATCTACATGCACCGCAAATTCAAGGTTTCTTCGACATTCCAATTGATCATATGATGGGAGTTCCTATTCTTTCTGAGTACTTTGAAAAGAAAGAGCTACAAGATATTGTAATCGTATCACCAGATCATGGTGGCGTGACGCGTGCGCGTAAAATGGCAGATCGCTTAAAAGCACCGATTGCGATTATTGATAAGCGTCGTCCAAGACCAAATGTTTCTGAAGTTATGAATATTGTTGGTAATATTGAAGGCAAGACAGCGATTTTGATTGATGATATTATTGATACAGCAGGTACAATTACGCTAGCAGCGAACGCTCTTGTTGAAAATGGCGCGCGTGAAGTATATGCTTGCTGTACGCATCCAGTTCTGTCTGGACCTGCTATTGAACGTATTCAAAACTCTAAGATTAAAGAGTTGGTTGTTACAAACTCCATTGCATTGCCTGAAGAAAAGAAAATTGATAAAATTAAAGAACTTTCAGTTGCAAACTTGATTGGAGAAGCAATCATCCGCATTTATGAAGAACAATCTGTAAGCACGTTGTTTGATTGA
- the pth gene encoding aminoacyl-tRNA hydrolase, with translation MKLIVGLGNPGREYEATRHNIGFIVIDELSDRWNIPLNQQKFKGVYGTGVVNGEKVILLKPLTYMNLSGESIRPLMDYYKIDIEDFVVLYDDLDLPVGKLRLRMKGSAGGHNGIKSTIAHLGTQEFNRIRIGIDRPKNGMKVPDYVLGRFTAEEGPDMRHAVQKSADACEAWLRTPFLQVMNTFN, from the coding sequence GTGAAATTAATTGTAGGTCTTGGTAATCCGGGAAGAGAATATGAAGCGACGCGTCATAATATTGGATTTATTGTTATTGATGAATTATCCGACAGATGGAACATTCCGTTGAACCAACAAAAGTTTAAAGGTGTATACGGAACCGGTGTTGTAAATGGAGAAAAGGTTATTTTATTAAAGCCGCTAACGTACATGAACCTCTCAGGAGAGAGCATTCGCCCGTTAATGGATTATTATAAGATCGACATCGAAGACTTTGTTGTATTATACGATGATTTAGATTTACCAGTAGGAAAGCTGCGTCTTCGTATGAAAGGAAGTGCAGGTGGCCACAATGGCATAAAATCGACGATTGCTCATTTGGGAACACAAGAATTTAATCGTATTCGCATCGGTATTGATCGTCCAAAAAATGGAATGAAGGTGCCCGATTATGTGCTGGGACGATTTACAGCTGAGGAAGGTCCCGATATGCGTCATGCTGTACAAAAAAGCGCAGATGCATGTGAAGCGTGGTTACGTACACCTTTTTTACAAGTTATGAATACGTTTAATTAG
- a CDS encoding anti-sigma-F factor Fin, with the protein MNTHYYCRHCGSHVGTIGYRTESLLGDLSPTEKLDTLHYDEYGNMYVKAICEHCQETLDSYPHYHEYESFIQ; encoded by the coding sequence ATGAACACGCATTATTATTGCCGTCATTGTGGAAGTCATGTAGGAACTATTGGATATAGGACAGAGTCGTTATTAGGTGATTTATCACCAACAGAAAAGTTGGATACGTTGCATTATGATGAGTACGGAAATATGTATGTAAAAGCGATATGCGAGCACTGTCAAGAAACGTTAGATAGCTATCCGCACTATCATGAGTACGAGTCATTTATTCAGTAA
- the mfd gene encoding transcription-repair coupling factor, protein MLGLLERFYDSKEIATIISGVEKGLKEQLISGMSNSARTLLMAALYKQTKKSQLIVTHNLFQAQKVHDDLLALLGERDVLLYPVNELIASEIGVASPELQAQRIEVMNRLLRDEPVIIVAPVAGLRRYLPAKRVWEAYQKQIHVGNDLELEDLARSLVEMGYERKSMVEAPGDFSVRGGILDVYPLTEELPVRIEFFDTEVDSIRSFSIEDQRSQEKKLSISFGPASEFVFTKEQREHGTKRLEESLAQALADTKDIRLKEQIADNVGRELEYLKNGQSIEQIFKYLSLYYEQPYSLVDYLPKDGIVILDEVSRIQETAEHLEKEEGEWYISLLEEGTVVRGLSFSHDFFKELQQKKRSYLYLNLFLRHIPHTSPQNIVNMTCKTMQDFHGQMQLFKTELERWQKGRYTVVLLAADEERIKKQLQILQDYGLEADVGSVNIASDRIQIIQGALHAGFELPMQKLAVITEKELFNKKVRKPQRRQKLSNAERIKSYSELKPGDYVVHVNHGIGKFYGIETLEINGVHKDYLHIKYQGNDKLYVPVEQIDQVQKYVGSEGKEPKIYKLGGTDWKRVKTKVEKSVQNIADDLIKLYAEREASKGYAFTPDTAEQREFETSFPYQETEDQLRSITEIKKDMERERPMDRLLCGDVGYGKTEVAIRAAFKAVMDGKQVAILVPTTILAQQHYETIRERFQDYPIQIGLLSRFRTRKQQNETTKGLKDGTIDVVIGTHRVLSKDIVFKDLGLLIIDEEQRFGVTHKEKIKQMKANIDVLTLTATPIPRTLHMSMLGVRDLSVIETPPENRFPVQTYVVEYNAGLVREAIERELAREGQVYFLYNRVEDIERKAEEISMLIPDARVTYAHGKMNESELESVMLAFLDGQYDVLVSTTIIETGVDIPNVNTLIVHDADRMGLSQLYQLRGRVGRSNRVAYAYFTYKKDKVLSEVAERRLQAIKEFTELGSGFKIAMRDLSIRGAGNLLGAEQHGFIDSVGFDLYSQMLKEAIETRRGTTGAEAHFEVEMDLEVDAYLPDSYISDSKQKIIMYKHFRSVSSVEDIEELQEEITDRFGDYPQEVGYLLQISMLKVLAVKEKIESIKQSKQEVTFLFSESASRNLDGGKLFMLTNSISRSMRLGMEGAKLKIVMDVKGIEPSKWLSQIETLIRGLDDAKKEAINA, encoded by the coding sequence ATGCTAGGTTTATTAGAGCGTTTTTATGATAGTAAAGAAATAGCAACAATTATTAGTGGGGTAGAGAAAGGCCTGAAAGAGCAACTTATTTCAGGTATGTCCAATTCTGCTCGTACCTTGCTGATGGCAGCTTTGTATAAACAGACGAAGAAGTCTCAACTCATAGTCACCCATAATTTGTTTCAGGCCCAAAAGGTACATGATGATCTTCTAGCCTTGTTAGGAGAGCGGGACGTGCTTTTATATCCTGTAAACGAGCTAATTGCTTCGGAAATTGGTGTCGCAAGTCCTGAACTACAGGCGCAACGAATTGAAGTGATGAATCGGCTGCTACGTGACGAGCCGGTTATTATTGTAGCGCCGGTAGCTGGCTTACGTCGCTATCTTCCTGCAAAGAGAGTTTGGGAAGCTTATCAAAAACAGATTCATGTAGGCAATGATTTAGAGTTGGAAGATTTAGCAAGGTCTTTGGTAGAAATGGGATATGAACGCAAATCTATGGTGGAAGCGCCTGGAGATTTTAGTGTGCGCGGCGGAATATTAGATGTATACCCTCTAACAGAGGAACTGCCGGTACGAATAGAATTTTTCGATACAGAAGTCGACTCCATTCGCTCATTCAGTATTGAAGATCAACGTTCGCAAGAAAAAAAACTATCCATCTCTTTTGGGCCTGCTTCCGAGTTTGTTTTTACAAAGGAGCAGAGAGAGCATGGAACAAAGCGCTTAGAAGAAAGTTTGGCACAAGCATTGGCAGATACGAAAGACATAAGATTAAAAGAACAAATCGCGGACAATGTGGGACGTGAGCTGGAATATTTAAAAAATGGCCAATCTATTGAGCAAATATTTAAATATTTATCTCTCTATTATGAGCAACCTTATAGTTTAGTAGACTATCTTCCTAAAGATGGTATCGTTATTTTAGACGAGGTATCAAGGATTCAAGAGACCGCTGAGCATCTTGAAAAAGAAGAGGGAGAATGGTATATATCTTTACTTGAAGAAGGTACAGTAGTGCGAGGGTTGTCGTTCTCTCATGATTTCTTTAAGGAGTTGCAGCAAAAAAAGCGAAGTTATCTATATTTAAACTTATTTTTAAGGCATATTCCACATACAAGTCCCCAAAATATTGTCAATATGACTTGTAAAACAATGCAAGATTTTCATGGGCAAATGCAACTTTTTAAAACGGAGCTAGAACGTTGGCAAAAAGGCCGTTATACAGTTGTTTTGCTTGCAGCAGATGAAGAGCGGATAAAAAAACAATTACAAATTCTACAGGACTACGGCTTAGAAGCCGATGTGGGATCTGTGAATATAGCAAGTGATCGTATTCAAATTATACAAGGAGCGTTGCATGCGGGATTTGAATTGCCAATGCAAAAGCTCGCTGTTATTACAGAAAAAGAATTGTTCAATAAAAAGGTGAGAAAGCCGCAGCGTAGGCAAAAACTTTCTAATGCGGAGAGAATTAAAAGCTATTCAGAATTAAAACCAGGTGATTATGTTGTTCATGTCAATCACGGCATCGGAAAGTTTTATGGTATTGAGACATTAGAAATTAACGGTGTTCATAAAGACTATTTGCATATTAAATATCAGGGTAATGATAAGCTGTATGTACCTGTTGAACAGATTGATCAAGTTCAAAAATATGTTGGGTCTGAAGGGAAAGAGCCTAAAATATACAAGCTAGGTGGAACGGACTGGAAGCGTGTTAAAACAAAGGTTGAAAAGTCAGTTCAAAATATTGCTGATGATTTAATCAAATTATACGCAGAACGCGAAGCTTCTAAGGGATATGCGTTTACTCCGGACACAGCAGAGCAAAGGGAATTTGAAACCTCGTTTCCTTACCAAGAGACAGAGGATCAATTGCGCTCTATTACTGAAATTAAAAAGGATATGGAACGGGAGCGACCAATGGATCGTTTGCTCTGCGGTGATGTAGGTTATGGCAAGACGGAGGTTGCTATTCGTGCTGCTTTTAAAGCTGTAATGGATGGGAAACAGGTTGCCATTTTAGTACCTACAACTATTTTGGCACAGCAACATTACGAAACGATTCGTGAGCGCTTTCAAGATTATCCGATTCAAATTGGCTTGCTCAGTCGTTTCCGTACAAGGAAACAGCAGAACGAGACAACAAAAGGCTTAAAAGACGGGACAATTGATGTTGTAATTGGTACGCATCGAGTTTTATCTAAGGATATTGTGTTTAAAGATCTGGGTTTGCTTATTATTGATGAAGAGCAGCGCTTTGGTGTAACGCATAAAGAAAAAATTAAGCAAATGAAAGCCAATATTGATGTATTAACACTAACTGCTACACCGATTCCACGTACCTTGCATATGTCTATGCTGGGCGTTCGGGATTTATCGGTTATTGAAACGCCGCCTGAAAATCGTTTTCCAGTACAAACGTATGTTGTTGAATATAATGCTGGTCTAGTCCGAGAGGCGATTGAACGAGAACTAGCAAGAGAAGGACAGGTTTACTTTTTATATAATCGTGTAGAGGATATTGAGAGAAAAGCTGAAGAGATTTCCATGCTAATTCCAGATGCGCGTGTTACTTATGCACATGGAAAGATGAATGAGAGTGAATTAGAGTCTGTTATGCTTGCGTTCTTGGATGGGCAATATGATGTCTTGGTAAGTACAACAATTATTGAAACAGGTGTAGATATTCCAAATGTAAATACATTAATTGTACACGATGCCGATCGAATGGGATTGTCACAGCTATATCAGCTTCGTGGTCGTGTTGGTCGCTCCAACCGAGTTGCTTATGCATACTTTACCTATAAAAAAGATAAGGTGCTTTCTGAGGTCGCAGAACGCAGATTACAAGCTATCAAGGAATTCACGGAGCTTGGTTCGGGCTTCAAAATTGCTATGCGTGATTTATCGATTCGAGGCGCTGGTAATTTACTTGGTGCTGAACAGCACGGCTTTATTGATTCAGTAGGTTTTGATTTATATTCACAAATGCTGAAAGAAGCAATTGAAACTCGTAGAGGCACAACAGGTGCTGAAGCACACTTTGAGGTAGAAATGGACCTAGAGGTAGATGCATATTTGCCAGATAGCTATATCTCAGATAGTAAGCAAAAAATAATTATGTATAAGCATTTCCGAAGTGTATCTTCCGTTGAGGATATTGAGGAGCTCCAGGAAGAGATAACAGACAGGTTCGGTGACTATCCGCAAGAAGTGGGCTATTTATTACAAATTTCTATGTTAAAGGTTTTGGCAGTGAAAGAGAAAATTGAAAGCATTAAGCAAAGCAAGCAAGAGGTAACCTTCCTATTTTCTGAATCAGCTAGCCGTAATTTAGATGGAGGAAAATTATTTATGCTAACAAACTCCATTAGTAGGTCTATGCGCTTAGGTATGGAAGGAGCCAAACTAAAAATTGTGATGGATGTTAAAGGAATAGAGCCTTCTAAATGGCTTTCTCAAATTGAAACGCTTATAAGAGGATTAGATGATGCAAAAAAAGAAGCAATAAATGCCTAA
- the spoVT gene encoding stage V sporulation protein T, translating into MKATGIVRRIDDLGRVVIPKEIRRTLRIREGDPLEIFVDRDGEVILKKYSPISELSDFAKEYADALYDSLGHNVLICDRDQIIAVAGVSKKEFLNKNIGELIEKAMEERNSVVMMDASEISIIDGLKEQVASYTIGPIIANGDPIGAVIIFSKEKIIGEPEHKAVDTAASFLAKQMEQ; encoded by the coding sequence ATGAAAGCAACTGGAATAGTACGTCGAATTGATGATTTAGGCAGAGTCGTTATTCCAAAAGAAATTCGCAGAACGCTCCGCATCCGCGAAGGAGATCCTTTGGAAATTTTTGTGGATCGAGATGGAGAGGTTATCTTAAAGAAGTATTCACCAATTAGCGAACTTAGTGATTTTGCAAAAGAGTACGCCGATGCGCTTTACGATAGCTTGGGTCATAATGTTTTAATATGCGATCGCGACCAGATCATTGCTGTAGCGGGCGTTTCAAAAAAGGAATTTCTAAATAAAAATATTGGCGAATTAATTGAGAAGGCAATGGAAGAGCGTAACTCTGTTGTCATGATGGATGCAAGTGAGATCTCTATTATTGATGGACTAAAGGAGCAAGTTGCCTCTTACACAATTGGTCCAATTATTGCAAACGGCGATCCTATCGGAGCTGTTATCATCTTCTCTAAAGAGAAAATTATAGGTGAGCCGGAACATAAAGCTGTTGATACGGCGGCAAGCTTCTTGGCGAAGCAAATGGAACAGTAA
- a CDS encoding polysaccharide biosynthesis protein — protein sequence METKKYASFWQGAIILTLAGIIVKILSAFYRIPYQNIAGDVGFYIYQQVYPFYGVCLILGTYGFPVVISKLVASRIESGDTTKAKEIIYISFLALMCIGILLFCTFFFGAEIIAGYMGDSSLQILLQVIAFSFLLMPFLSVMRGYLQGIGDMKPTAVSQVAEQALRVAIIVGLSLYLVAQGSNGYIVGGGAMFGSVAGSILGIIILAYYLYQRKAGIYKASWSAISNKGMIIKLVVLQGILICISNVTLVLIQMVDSVTFYELLLQTGEASERSKVIKAVYDRGFPLIQLGTVVATSFVLPLIPMISAARTKGDYHAVKHYMQLAMKLTLVVSLAATGGLICIIEQTNIMLFTDNQGSFTLGVLVVSILFGSFGIVASAVLQGIGNTVLPAFFAVVGIVVKYVGNMLLMPELGDVGAAWATVLSLGCISIFNVMYLKHKMNTSLVGWKNASKVVFACLVMILFLKIYVYGVDTIAEHTSRSLISVEALSAVCIGGMLYLILIIRWGVFTIDEIGTVWKGKKLPFFLRSQRL from the coding sequence ATGGAAACAAAGAAATATGCATCGTTTTGGCAGGGTGCAATCATACTTACGCTTGCTGGCATCATTGTGAAAATATTGAGCGCTTTTTATCGTATTCCTTACCAAAACATTGCTGGAGACGTAGGATTTTATATCTATCAGCAAGTATACCCTTTTTACGGCGTATGCTTAATTTTAGGTACGTATGGATTTCCGGTCGTTATTTCAAAGTTAGTTGCCTCGCGTATAGAAAGTGGTGACACCACAAAGGCCAAAGAAATCATATATATTTCATTTTTAGCCTTAATGTGTATAGGAATCCTATTATTTTGCACATTCTTTTTTGGTGCTGAAATCATTGCGGGATATATGGGAGATTCATCATTGCAAATCTTGTTGCAGGTTATCGCCTTTTCGTTTCTGTTAATGCCATTTTTGTCCGTGATGCGTGGATATTTGCAAGGAATTGGTGATATGAAGCCTACTGCTGTATCACAAGTAGCGGAACAAGCGCTAAGAGTTGCGATTATTGTAGGGCTATCACTTTACTTGGTTGCACAGGGATCTAACGGATATATAGTAGGTGGAGGTGCTATGTTCGGATCAGTTGCTGGCAGTATACTTGGAATTATTATTTTAGCTTATTATCTGTATCAACGAAAAGCAGGTATATATAAAGCTTCGTGGTCCGCTATAAGCAATAAAGGGATGATTATAAAACTGGTTGTACTACAAGGTATATTGATATGTATTAGTAATGTAACTTTAGTTCTTATTCAAATGGTCGATTCTGTAACCTTTTATGAATTGCTTTTACAAACAGGAGAAGCTTCAGAGAGGTCGAAGGTTATAAAGGCTGTATATGATCGGGGTTTTCCGCTTATCCAGCTAGGTACTGTAGTAGCTACCTCTTTCGTGTTACCGCTTATCCCGATGATTTCTGCTGCCCGGACAAAAGGTGATTATCATGCTGTTAAGCATTATATGCAATTGGCAATGAAGCTAACCTTAGTCGTTTCATTGGCAGCTACGGGCGGTCTCATTTGCATTATTGAACAAACGAATATTATGCTATTTACGGATAATCAAGGTTCTTTTACTTTAGGTGTTTTAGTTGTGTCTATTCTATTCGGTTCATTTGGAATTGTAGCATCAGCGGTGTTACAAGGAATAGGGAATACCGTTTTACCGGCCTTTTTTGCGGTTGTTGGCATTGTTGTTAAGTATGTGGGTAATATGTTGCTGATGCCGGAGTTAGGGGATGTGGGTGCTGCGTGGGCTACGGTTTTGTCTTTAGGCTGCATCAGTATTTTTAACGTTATGTATTTAAAGCATAAAATGAACACTTCTTTAGTTGGATGGAAGAACGCAAGCAAGGTTGTTTTCGCTTGCCTTGTGATGATACTTTTTTTGAAGATATACGTATATGGAGTAGATACAATAGCTGAACATACAAGTCGCTCTTTAATATCTGTAGAGGCTTTAAGTGCAGTTTGTATAGGAGGCATGTTATATTTAATTTTAATTATCCGATGGGGCGTATTTACAATTGATGAGATCGGTACAGTCTGGAAAGGGAAAAAACTACCTTTTTTCTTACGTTCTCAACGCTTATAA